Below is a genomic region from Pseudomonadota bacterium.
GCGCATCACGCGCCTGCAGGTCGGGCACGAGAAAGAGCCCTTGTCCGAAGGAAACGGCGCCGTGCACTTCTTTCCGCAGGGGCTGACCGAGCACGCGATCATTCAACTGCGGGACGAATCCGATACGGTCTACTCGGTGGAAATCCACCCCCTTACCGGTCGCGCCAAGGTGCGCACACAGGCGTACGAAGTCGAAGAGCTCCTGGGCACCGGCGCCGCCTCCGAGGTCGAGCAGCGATGACGAGGTGCCGCTCAAGGCGCTCCGGCCGGCAACTCGGCAGCCCCGGCTTTTCCCTGCTGGAGGTGATCGTGGCCGTCGCGATCCTCGCGGTGGCTCTGAGCGCGATCTTCTCGAGCGAGGCCGGCGCCATCAAAGTAGCGCACCGGGCGCGAACCATGGGTCTTGCCAGCCTGCTTGCACGCTGCAAGATGGCCGAAATCGAAGAACAGGTCCTGAAGGAAGGCATGCCGGCGGAATTCGACAGCGGTCGAGATGGCTGTTGCGAGGACGCCGAGCTCGACGGCTTCGCGTGCAAGTGGAGTATCCTGCGCGTGAAGCTGCCGGAAACGCTGGGCACGGAGGCTGAGCAAGAAGAAGAGAGTCCGCTGTCCGCGGTGAGAAGCCTCAATCCGCTCGATCCCACCGGGGCCGCAACGGTCATGGGCGTACTCGGTGGCGGCTCCCATGACATGATCGCCGAGCTGGCGATGCAGTACACGTACCCGATACTGCGTCCGGCCTTCGAGGAACAGATCCGGCGCGCCACGGTGAGCGTCGAGTGGAAGGAGGGAAAGCAGCCGCACTCGCTCGATGTAGTTCAGTTTCTCGTTGCGACGCAGCCGCCCTTTCCAAT
It encodes:
- a CDS encoding prepilin-type N-terminal cleavage/methylation domain-containing protein, which translates into the protein MTRCRSRRSGRQLGSPGFSLLEVIVAVAILAVALSAIFSSEAGAIKVAHRARTMGLASLLARCKMAEIEEQVLKEGMPAEFDSGRDGCCEDAELDGFACKWSILRVKLPETLGTEAEQEEESPLSAVRSLNPLDPTGAATVMGVLGGGSHDMIAELAMQYTYPILRPAFEEQIRRATVSVEWKEGKQPHSLDVVQFLVATQPPFPMQPAGSSVPGAPSQ